The genomic segment TTGCTAACCGTTTGGGATTGCCCATAACTCTGAGGAGCCATAATCCTAGGGGTCGCTAACCCTAGGGTCTCATATGTGATGCTGCCTGTAATCCTATGGATTGATAAAATATTGGTTGATATCCCACATAATCCTATGGGTCCTTATGGCCCCTTGTATAATGCCCTTTTAAAACTAGGGGGTGCTAACCCTATGGAATGCTGACCTGAGGGGCCAAAAACAATAGGGACCCATAAACCTGGTGGCCATGAACCCTAGGAGCATTACATGTAGCTGTCACAAACCCAAGGGACTGACAGCCTTAGCAGGAGCTAACCATCAGGGGCACTAAGTCTAATGGCCAATAACGCCAGGGGTCACTAATCCTAGGGGTTGTTAACCCTAGCAGCCCATGACCATAGGAATGCATAACCCTTGGGTCTCTATAACCCAGGGGCTGCTAAACAGAGCGAGCCATAACCCTAAGGGCCCATAGCCCTGGGGGGTGTTAGCACTAGGGACACTAAACCTAAAGGTCAAGAACCCTAAGGACACGTAACTGCAGAGGGCCATAACTCTAAGTCTTGCTATCCCTTGGGAGCAATAATTTTATGGGGACCataaccacagaatcacagaatcacagagtcactaaggttggaaaagacctgtaagatcaccaagtccaaccaacaaacaccaccatgcccattaaaccatgtcccacaatgcctcatccacacgttccttgaacatctccagggatggtgactccaccacttccctgggcagcctgttccactgtttcaccactctctcagaaaagaaatttttctagtctaaacctcccctggtgcaacttgaggccttttcctcttgtcctgtcactcatcacttgggagaagaggccaacacccacctgtctgcaaccccctttcaggtagttgtagagagcaataaggtctcccctcagcctcctcttctccaggctaaacaatcccagctccctcagccgctcctcataaggcttgtgctccagacccctcaccagctttgtcactcttctctggacacgctccagcacctcaatgtccttcttggagtgaggggcccaaaactgaacacaggattcgaggtgtggcctcaccagtgccaagtacacGGGCACAATCACCtctctactcctgctggccacactatttctgatacaggccagaatgctattggccttcttggccacttgggcacactgctggctcatcttcagccggctgtcaaccaacacccccaggtccttttctgcagggcagctttccatcCACAcgttcccaagcctgtagcgttgcctggggttgttgtgaccaaagtgcaggaccctAGGGGCCCATAACACCAGGGGCACTTACCATAGGGTGGAGGCTAACCCAAGGCGGCCATAACCATAGTGGCATCTAACCCTACAGGCCAATAACCCTAGAAGGTCTAAATCCTAAGGGGTGCTTACCATAGGGGTCCATAGACCTAGGTGCCCATAACCCTTGGGGGTGTCAAATTTAGGAGCCCATAATGCTAGGGACCCATAACCCAGGGAGGGGTTTTTGCTGTGTGTCACTTTACCTAGGGGTCCATAACCCTAGAGGTCAGTAATCCCATGGGCCCATGACCCTGCAGGCCACTAACACTAGGCACCCATAACCCAAAGGACCATGATCCAAGGGGGCAGTAGCCCTAGGTAGCCATAAACATATGATCAATAACCCCAGGGACCCATAACCCTTGAGGGCACTAATCCTACCAGCCACTAACCTAAGGGGACCATAAATCTAATGGTTACTAAATCCAGATGCTCAAAACCCTAGGGGGTCAACAACTGCAGGGGCCCAACACACTAGGGGTGGCTAAGCCTAGGGGCCCATAATCATAGGGGCCAATAACCCTTGGGAACCTTAACCCTAGAGGCTGCTCACTCCAAGAGTCGCAGACTCTAAGGGCCCAAAACCCTAGGGATTGCTAGACCTAGGAGGTGCTAAACCTAGGTGCCAAAAAACCCTAAGGGCCTATAACCCTAGGAGTCTATTATCCTAGAGGCCAGTACCCATTAAAAGCCCATAACCCATGGGGCACTTAGTCTAGGGACCCATAACCCTGGAGGAGCTAAGCCTGACCACCTAACCCAAGGTACAGTTAAGCCTAGGTGCTCATAACCCTAGGGGGCACTAGTCCTGAGGTTCGTTAACATTTTGGCCCATAACTCTGAGGAGCATTAACCATAGGTGTCACTAACCCTCGAGGCCCATAGGCTATTGGCCGCCTTCCCTAGGTACCCTTAACCCTAGGGAACAATAATCCTAAGGGGTGTTATCCCTTGGGGCACATAACCTTACTGGTCACTAACCCCAGGGGCTCATAACACTAGGGGCCTCTAAATGTAGAGGCCCATATCCACTGCACTTCATAACCATAGGAGCCCAAATCTCTAGTGGTCCTTAATCCTAGGTGCTTATAACCAAAGGGGCTCATGACCTAAGATGCCGTTAAGCCTAGTTGCCCATAACCCTGGGGACTGATAACCCCTAGCACTAACCCTGGGGTGTGCTAAACCTAGTGGCTCATAACCTGAGGCATTGCTAAGACAAATTGCGCACCACCCTTGGCACCGATAACTTTTGGGGCACTAAGCCTAGGGACCCATAGCACTTAGGGGCATATAACCCTAGGGGACCAAAATCCAAGGGGTTGCTAACATTTGGAGTGGCTTACCCTAGAGATCCATAATCCTAGGGGGCCATAACCCCAGGAGCATATTGGCCATTAGACTTAACCCTAGGAGGCCAAAATGCTAGGAGGCCATAAATATAGGAGACCATAACCATGGGGtctgtggaattattgctggaggtgacttagaaattaaatctatattcacatttttaggaaaggtacaACTTTGAAGgaactttcagggtggagtgtggcagtcatgcaagagttccatcccacaaaagttccctaggcaaccttaggtgttggtaacgccaggggagcttggtgtgctgactctaagagaaactgtacggaggctggagcggagtggagacaccacagccaggctctgtgataagacgagaactggaaggtactatggaacaatgagatggagactcaccctcATAACTAGGatacgtacctggtcaaagacaatgctattgtacaaagatacaataacctatttagtgtgtgtaatggtgcGTAGTGGAGTACCTGcgaatgggcccacagtctgtcaccttttgacaaaatacgcattataatctcattacaatactaaaaaacacacctccatcccaaagctactCACCTCCAAGTTgtgaccacccctcactgagcccgtgctctgaatttttcttggtctattcctttaaaagcaaagcgagaaacttttacaccaattacaacaaagaaatatatgactagagtcacaCAAGttccacctgtaaagtaaaaatagtataaaaagacTTAAGAGAGGAGAGATGTTATGGAAGATACCAtcacagacctgctctgacatctgggctgaacctctcttcccccccagtagggatgcctttgggtaagattcggaCACTTAgctataccaagtgtttccccAGGAGATTTAGAAACCTTTGTGACCTAAtgcatttgtagccaggctatattactcatattcttgctatttgtaccacctttgtgggcagtagttctgtcactggcaatccaaaagaacttgtgcctctgttgctttaataaactacactatccATTAATCTAGCtgtaagagttctcattgaacgcgaccaaattccttaagggtggccgtgataGTTTATGCAATGCGGCTGGACTGAAAatgtatggagttacaagtgcatccgtaatcgttGGGATTCCATCTatatatgtttgtgtgtgtatatgtatatacatagaACACGATtggacttgtaatacaggaaattgggcatcactcagaatctaagcctagccacccccagcccctctgatatctgaggacaggctggaacacaaaggggtttattttctgccaaattgctcagtcctttaaTGCTACAGGGTCGATAACCATAGGGACCCAAATACTTTGGGGGCTATAACTCTAGGGCCCCATACTTCTTGGGGCCCATAACTACAGGGATGGCTAACCATTTATGTCCATAACTGTTGGGACCCAGAACTTCATGGGGTGCTAAGCTTGGAGGGGTGATAAAATTGGGGTCCGTAACCCTAGACGGTGGTAACCTAAGGGGCCCAAAACACTAGGGGTCACTAACCATAGGGGCCTATACCCCTAGGGTTGCTAAACCTAGGAGCCCACAACCGTAGGGATTGCTAAGCAAATAGGATGCTAAATCTAGCAACCCATAAACTGACAGGCCCATAACCCTATTGGGCACTAAGAGTAGGGGCCATAAAACTATGGGGCCCGTAATCCTAGAGACCTATTACCCTAGAGGCTCATAAGACTTTGGGGCAATAAAAGTAGTGGGGGCTAACCCAAGGGCCCATAATTTTAAGGGCTGGCCCAAAACCCCATGAGCCAGCAACCTTATGTGCCTGTAGGACTCTACGGGACCCTAAGGGCCTGTAATCCCACAGGCCTATAAACATAAGAAGTACTAATCTTAAGGGCCTGTAGTGCTAGATGCCCATAACCCTTGGGGGTGCTAGCCCTTGGATCCCCAAACCCTAGGAGTTCCTATACCTAGGAAGTACAAAACCTAGGGGCCCATTAACCTAGGGGCCCAAAACCCAGGGGGTGCTTACCCACAGCTCTCAGGGGCCCCTTGTTTGAGTAGAAAGGCACTTGGAAGCCTCTGGGGCACACAGACAGGCTCTTGGAGGCCTAGGGCTTCATGGAAGGGCATCAGAGGCACCTGGGGCAAACAGAAAGGCTGTCAGAGGCCTCTGGGATGGGAAATTGGTGGCTTCTGAGACCCACAGAAAGGCTCGCGGGGAAACACACACCCAAATTTGATGGAGAGTTCCCTTGTGACAAATAATCAAATTCCTTGTAGTCTCACTCTTAGAGAAACACAGGCATTTCCATACAGAAACAGCCAGGGCTTCCTGGGACCCACCTGGTCCCCCAGCAGTGCACCCTAATTGCTCTCTACCCTTAGAGACACACAGGCAGGCACACACCCAGAGCTGGCGGAGACTCCCCTGCTCCACCATAGGCTACCCCATGGTGATCTTGCTCTTGGAGACACAAAAGCACTCACAGACTGTGAGCTGGCAGGGATgggatcccctggtccccccAGTAGAAACCCCACTGCGGTCTCACTGTTAGCGACACACAGTCTCTAGCTCACACAAACAGCCAGAGATGGTTGGGACACCACTGCTCCTTCAGTGTCTTGAAGAAAGCCTCctctatttcttcttcctcatcaaGCGGTCTTAATCACAGAGCTGCCACAACATCACCAGTAATATAGGAACAACTTTTATCCAAGTCAAGAAGTGACTGGTGCCACGTCCCCAACTTCTGGCAGATTTCCCACCCCTACTGGCAGTCACGTTTCCTACTTTTTCCCAAAGTGTTGCTCTCATTCCCAGGCACTTTTTGCCCCCTGGAGGCTGCCATTTTGTCAAACACCATACCGGGTGTGTTCAGCCTGTCCTGTGATCATCTGGCATGACCAGCTGCCCCTTCCAGTTTACAAACAGGAAATCATGTTGCAACATGAAGCCCCTACCCTGGCGGGGTGGCCATAATTTATTCCTCTCTCACTCACTGGTGCTCCCTTGTTGTTCTTTAGTGAGACCCCTGCTCCCCAGAGAGCCTTTTCCCAGGTAAAAGTGAAGCCGTGTTCCTGGATCCCCTCTTCTGTGCAGGACCCCAAGTTGGAAATGCTGCTCAGCAGAGTGAACAGGGTTGCAGTCCAACTCTGGGTCCCTGTCAAAGTCCAGAGTTGCAGTTCTCTGGGGTCATGGGGTGACTGCAAACTGGCCATGTTGGTCAGGGAGGGAAGTGGACCTAGCCAGATAGAGCCACTGTCTTATTATCCCTCATTTTCAGGTGTCCATGGCCATGAAAAGTGCTCTGAGGAATCATGAAAAATTTCCAATGACATGAGATGCATTCGTGTGTGCTGCTAGATCCAGCCTAAGGTGTTTAATTGAAGATGGTGTGAATCGGTCTCCATTCTCCATTCCCAGGGAGTGCTAGGACTCTGTGCTCGTCACCCTGAGCTCATGGAGAAcccaaggaaagcagcaggtcCTTTAGGGCACAATGCTTTGAAGTGTGTTCTTGCCAGCAGTGTTGTAAGAAGAGCTGAGCCTTCAGGCACTACACTGAAAACCTGTTACTGCAGAGATGCTGTAATAGGGAGGCCAGAAGAGGCCAGGCTTTCTTTAGCAGACAAGCACTCATTTCTAGGACATGCTTATAGTCATGGGAATGCCCATGCAGGCACTGCAGTGCCAGCACCAGTTTACAAAAGCAGTTAGACTATATACAAAAAGAAGGGCACAACAGGACAGCAAGGAAGTGAAAAGAGATCGTGTCTGAAGACACCAAGTTCTGGCAGTTGCAGTGGACACAgctccaggaaagcaggagcccTGACTGAAGCAAAGAGATGCCTGCCATGGCTGTGAAGGGAATGCAGTGGCTGGAACAGCGGCTGCCCCTACATGATGTGGCTGGACCTAGAACAAGCCTAATAGAGCAACTGATCTAAGCACTGAGTTGGCCCCAGATTTCATCTGCCAACTTACTTGTTGCCCTCTGGAAAGATCCTAGCAGCAAAAGAGTAGGAATGCAGTAAAGacagcatgggaataaaaacaTGAAGTGAAAACACAAGTGATGCTGCCTGCTCCTATAGACAGAACTGATTTCTATAGTGTAAGGGTATGTGGAAGGGGGGGGTATCTGCTCCTTTAAGGGTATCTCGTCAAGGACAATTTCAATGCAAAAATGGATaataagaaaaggaggaagcaaCAAACAAGAACATAGACACAAAACAGACCAACAAACCATAAGGGAGGCAGTGATGAGAATGAACGTGGTCAGTCACACTAACCGATAAGGGTATGCAGGAATGTTATGTTGAGTGAGATTATCTAATCAAGGACCTTGTCAAGTGCAATACTAGGGAAAACAAATTATGCAGAGAAACAAACCTGACAGGTAAACATAATGGGGACAAAGGCACAAAAGAAACCTTGTCAGTCACACTAATTGATGGGCTATCAAGAAATTGCAGGCAAACATGGAGTTTGCAACCAATAAAGATTGGCTCAGGGTCCAGGATGTTGGAGGTGCTTGGGGGGATGATGCAAACTGATAGGGGAATGTGCAGGGTAAGGGAATTGAGGGGGGACAAAGGAGGAATAGACAGAAATGGGTGTAAATGTAGTTGCATGTAGAATGGAACCGATCAGTACGCTTGTGTGATCAAGCCCTCTTTCTAATCGCTGCACTCTGTCCTATTTTCTTATTAGATCTCTTCTTAACTATCTGTCTGTGTAATCTCACCCTCTGTCCTGTGTGTAAGAGTGTTGCAAGGACTAAGTGCCACCTATTGGGGGAACCAGCATAAGTGGACTGAGTTCCAGCTACTGGCATGTGGTGTCAGTTACTGGTGTGAGTAGGGGTCTCGGCTACCAGCCACTGGGGCGGGAACAGTGCGTGTCCCAAAAAACAGCTACTGGGGGCAACTGGGGTGAGGGAGGCGAGTGAGTCACTCCACTCTCGTGGCTGGAGCGGGACCATTGCCTGGTGCTAGCTGCTGGGGGGCGAGCATCTGTGTCTTCCCCAAATCATGTCTGTATGGGCTGTGCATGTGTATTCACCAGCAAATGTCAAGCTGGATGAGCCAGCAAGTAGAAGGACCTGAGTTCTTGCAGAGTATCAGGTGGGCAGAGGCTCCATGCTGGTACCCAGGCAGACCTGTGCGTGTGGAGTGCCTCTGGGATGAATGTGTGCGCAGTGCATGTCTGTAGCGAGCATCAAGCCCGATCACTCGGCAAGTAGGGAACCCATGGGGCAAGTAAGAGGGCCAGGGCAGGGGTACCGCGCAGCAGACAGGCCACGCTGGTGCTCAGGGGACATGCACGTGCCCATGTGCTTGTGTGCTTGGAGAGTGTAGTGTGTATGTGTCTGCACTAGTCTCTGCCAGCCCCAGAGGACGAGGGGATGTGTGCTTGTGCGTTATGTGGGTCCAGTATGTAGGTGCTGCTGAAGGAAGCACTGTGtctgtggcagtctgtgtgTCCTTTGGGACACGTGCTCAGCTTTGCTACTGATTGAACCTGCAGATGGGAAAGCGGTAGCTGTGACCCTCAGCCTGAGCAGAGACCCCAGGTCCCCAGGGCACCAGACTGGGCTCCAGTAGCCAGGCAGGAGTGAGTCTGGGGTCAAAGCTGTAGCAGGTGACAGCCACTCTTAACATCCCTTAACATATAGGACAGGTTGATTTTTTTATAGCTCcgtattttaaattgcatttatttgaaaagtaCAGCATAGAGGTAGTTACACTGATTGTGGAACTTGAATTTTCCCTAACATTCTGCCCAAAGCTGTTTTCACATCATTATTTTTCAGGCTGTAGATGATGGGATTTAGCATGGGAGTTAAAATGCTGTATTGGATGGAAACCAGTTGATCTAGAATGAATGATGAGactgaactgggttttgtgtACTGGAACAGAGCAGTTGTGTATAGCAAAACCACTACAATGAGGTGGGAACTGCAAGTGGAGAAAGCTTTGTGCCTCCCTTTTGCAGAGCGTATCTTCAGAACAGTAGAGATGATATAGATATAGGAGATGAGAGTGAGCAGAAAGGAGCTTGACCCAAAGATCAcagcagaagacagaagaacaaGTTTATTGAGGAAGGTCCTACCGCAAGCTGAAGTTAAGAGAGGGGGCAACTCACAGCTGAAATGCTTAATTTCTGTGTACTTGCAGAATTGCACATTTAGCATCGGCAGTGTGTTTACAATGGAGTGTAAGACCCCCATTGCCCATGCACCCCCCACCAGCTGGCTGCAGACAAGTTTGTTCATAACCTCTTGGTAGTGTAGTGGTTTACAGATGGCAACATATCGGTCATATGCCATTGCTGAGAGCATGAAAATTTCACTACCAGCTGAGAGAAGGATTAAGGACATTTGGATTATACAGGCACTGAAGTAAATGGTTTTATGCTTCACTAGGAAATTCACCAGCATATAAGGAACAATGGTGGTGGCATAACAGATGTCTGTGAGGGCtaagtgaaaaaggaagaagtacATAGGGGAGTGAAGGTGGGGATCAGTACTTATCACGATCATGATCACCGTATTTCCAAAGAGAGTgattaaataaataactaaaaacACAAAGAAGAGGAGGCTTTGAAGGCGTGGGTCACTTGTAAGTCCCAAGAGAACAAACTCATTTGCACTTGTTTGGTTTTCCATTCACAGTATGCTACCtgtaagaggaggaaaaaatcatcATGTCAGCAAGTGGAATCAGGACATACTAAACTTGCACTAGCTGACTCCCAGGTAAGAGAGACAGGCAACCAACCAACCTTGTGCAGTATTCAATGTCAGGAGCAGGGGATGGGGTGCAGTCAATTTCAGTCCTAGCTGAGAAGCAGGGTTTCCAACAAAGGTATGGAGACAGAGTTAGACATGAGCTGTCctccccactgaagtcaacaagcatttcctccttctccttcatgTCCTCTTACAAATGCCTTTCAAACTCCACACAAGGGGGAAGTCTGGGAAAGAAGTCCTTACAATCCTCTGACTTGTCCATGATACATTTTCTTCCTGATAAAGAGGTTTAAATCCCAGAAGGGCCAATCACCAAATGTAGGAGTATGACAGCAATGCTGGCTGGACCAGTCTGTTCCTCCGCACTCATGACCTTAACCCTGAACTAGACACTCAGTGCAAAGTTTCCCCAGTTCTCAGGAAGTCTATTCTATGTGTTTCTGGTTTGACTCAGGGATGAAATAGGATACATCCAAAGGCTGTGGCTGCAGAATACCACCACGGGGTCAGTGTTCCAAACATATAGACATGGACATGTTTAAGATCTCCACTCCAAGCTAGGGGTAAGTGGAATTTTAGGGAATTACGCATTCTGATGTTTACTGCCAGAAGGTTGACCATGTGACAGATAATTGTATTCTAAAGCAGAGAACTTCCAAGGAGTATTTCCTATACACATACACCCTTTGCTTTGGTTCGCCTCTCTAAAGAGCTAGCTGGTTCACTCCTGAGTTCAGGCAGAATCAAGCCATGTTTTTGGCACTCAGGGAGGTTAGATGTGAGTGTGAGTTTGATCCCAGAGCTATCATGACACTATGAGAATCTCAAAGACTCTCACAGTATCACATGATATCCTACAACACAAtgaattattttggtttaaatcATTACTAACATCTTGGTTTCTTTCATTTAGGCACATGAGTCTGGAAATGGGAAACTCAGTACTTCTCAGAAATTTTTTGTTATCAGCAAGTTCTTAGGTAACAACCAGTGTGATTCTGTCTCCCTGTTTGATTTATCTGAAAGCTATTTACAAAAATCAAAGCTAGTTGCTTAGATCCTTCTGTTATTtcatcaggggaaaaaaaaaagtaagggaATCTCTAGAACATGATACATAATATATGAGAAATAAGTACACTTTTTATAACATTTTCCCCCTCTCCATATACAGAAGAGACACTCCCTgatgtttaaaagaaagtgacatttaaaaaattccaCAATGGAGAAGATTTTATGATCACTGATCACTTCTGAAAACTGTACTATGCATTTAAATGAATACAAACTATTTtctgtggagggaaaaaaaatccagcagttcctgaagaactcaaatttatttttttgtaaatgtcaAATTAAAACTATATTTTGCTCAATCACTCTAGTTTTGAAagctaaaatggaaaaatagataAGAAGATAAGCTGAGAGAAAGAGTTGAGTCATTAGAGTGCAATTGATCTTGCAATTTGATATTAAAGGTGGAATCCCTTTTAGTCTTCTACAGCGCTGGTGACACTAGTCATCGCAGACTTCCATTTTAAACCCATTGGGAGAAATCTTGCAGTGTTATTCACTAATCTTATAGTGAATTTATTCAATAGTCTTATTCTTACATTCCTATTATCTTCACATTCATATAGGAATTTAACAAAAAGCATAGTACTATGaaagtttctatttttctctgtgaattttaaaaaaagcccagagCTTACTTGTAGCAGATAACAGATAAGATAATTAGTGGATACTACCACCTTTAATTGCAAATTCATTCTGCCTGTCTCTGACACATATCCTGAGTCACTCCTGGAATGGCCGAGTTGTTTCCTTTGGCTATACAAAGAGCCTAGATGATGAACATGAACACTAACTCATGGTACTTGTAAAAAACCCATACATTCACTGAATTACTTGGTTTGGGATTTCTGTACtcaccaaagaaaaaaggttgCCTCTTTTCTTAAGATGTCATCATGTGTTTGCAATTCTTGTATCCTCTCCCTGGGAAAAGGTACTAAAATGTATTGAATGGGTTTGTTAGTAGAAAGTGttgtaatgaaatattaataaactAATGCCCATGCATGTATACTCTCAAACCCATAGAAAAGAGCAAAGTAACAGTGAACTAACCTGTATCTAACATGAAAATGAGGAACAAGTTAAAACTGAGCGGATAGATAGACAGATATATTGACAGATACACAGTTAACTAGGGAGAATGATTCATGGTATACAAGTTAAAACAATACGGTTCCTTTCTCTTGACCTCCCCTTGTATTAATAGAACTGTTAAGACAGAAAATATGTCAGTGTTCccaaaaatacaacaaaaagcTTTCTTGAAGTTCCCTCTCTCATTTCTGATCTACATCTCTTGCCTTTTTCATCCTCTATCTCAATCTCTGCATCTTTAAGTCAAacattgtgtttaaaaacatgcaATATAGTTTACCCCAGGAAAAGAGATGCTACTCTGTGTTCATCCTGGTGATGTACTGGGGAAGGGTCTATTACACCCCTCTTCCTTTGCAGCTCATCTCTTTTCATATTCCTAAATCTAAATTCTTAGCCTTACTTTTGAAGCCTGTGACAGATACACTTGACCCCTAGTGGTACTTCGGTTCAGGCTGACTCAGGAGCAACAGGCCTCATAACCTATGGCGAACCTGCGAGCTGGAAAGCTCCTGGCTCACATAAAAGGGAGTGAAGGTGCCtcagaaaaatacttcaaaaggtCATTTCAAAACCCAAAAATGCAAGATAAACGAAGTACAGAACAAGATACCAGAgctaaaacaaaaacatctatCTTGTCTATACTATTGACTAGCAGCCAGCTACTTCATTCTATTACCATCAGGATGAGCCCAACTTGAGGTCTCCCTGAATTGCAGCTGGACTGCACACCAGGTGACTCTCCCATAGAGCAGGGATGCTTTTCAAGGTTTTAGATATCTTACCTGAGACTAGGAGATCCTCTTTTGCCCACAGCAGAGAGATCCCTTACTCGCAACAGATCCTCAGTAAGTGACTGATAGCATGCTGAATTAATACTAATGAAACGTTACTAATACATGTAGCTACTCATTACTATTATAAATTTTTTATAGATAAATCCCTTAGACAAAAACCGTTgtccaagtctgagactaagattggACCTAGCTGCATCTAGACTCCAtaaggagtttagaaagcaatgGCGTCCACTCTGAACCTTGCGACTCAACGAGAGGGTCTTCCTTACACTTCGCGTCTCCAGTCTCTGTGTCATTCATTCTAACCTGATTCTAActcaattttcttttgtatgtttcttccatgcagtaattaataagGTGCACCTTGCCATCAAACTTATTGAACCTTGGTAAACCACTGTTAAACTGTTGAATTTCATCGAATTTATTGAACTCTGTCGAATTATTATTTTACCTCAATAAAACATATTGCTGCATCTCTCTTTTGAGTGAGGTGCATTCCACTCCTCTGTgaaaaagcataaatatttcCGGCTGCCTCTGGGACGATTATCTCTTGAGTAT from the Gavia stellata isolate bGavSte3 chromosome 13, bGavSte3.hap2, whole genome shotgun sequence genome contains:
- the LOC104259912 gene encoding olfactory receptor 5V1-like codes for the protein MENQTSANEFVLLGLTSDPRLQSLLFFVFLVIYLITLFGNTVIMIVISTDPHLHSPMYFFLFHLALTDICYATTIVPYMLVNFLVKHKTIYFSACIIQMSLILLSAGSEIFMLSAMAYDRYVAICKPLHYQEVMNKLVCSQLVGGAWAMGVLHSIVNTLPMLNVQFCKYTEIKHFSCELPPLLTSACGRTFLNKLVLLSSAVIFGSSSFLLTLISYIYIISTVLKIRSAKGRHKAFSTCSSHLIVVVLLYTTALFQYTKPSSVSSFILDQLVSIQYSILTPMLNPIIYSLKNNDVKTALGRMLGKIQVPQSV